One Danaus plexippus chromosome 29 unlocalized genomic scaffold, MEX_DaPlex mxdp_37, whole genome shotgun sequence DNA segment encodes these proteins:
- the LOC116777004 gene encoding uncharacterized protein LOC116777004 — protein sequence METSALILCLVLTLLGRSYGNNEGLSSFQLLARLSFPTVETKPFNMPGTKEIDPKHSYADEKFERLMEYTSYMNSRIKEPHNPTERREILETTQKKLFAFIDTHIKDLKRLLFETDMALMSMVLLKLNKKMDTSEAKIKSTQAKIPFGLYTSPEFKCLGTSYYIASPHNQEDVQMILSSERKPHCYTFRGAFAFTGFYHRHSETTYVGPHAEQFQAKDPSQGLYCHSDDNWSDAQCIYKINPREEFPESVEYEPKVSYWCGPYRYFIPATTDIRCIFSIFSMNFILRFGYDGVTYKSSDLTFMYQNGQVFYTDEPWAGMSCWNWACKWRHNQNQRSNEFFVN from the exons ATGGAGACTTCTGCTCTCATATTATGTTTG GTCCTTACGCTCCTTGGCAGAAGTTATGGAAACAACGAAGGCTTGTCGTCGTTTCAATTA CTCGCGCGTCTCTCATTTCCTACAGTAGAAACT AAACCATTCAATATGCCCGGCACGAAAGAAATCGACCCAAAACACAGTTACGCAGATGAGAAATTTGAACGACTAATGGAATACACCAGTTACATGAACAGCAGAATAAAGGAGCCTCATAATCCT ACTGAACGCCGAGAAATATTGGAAACGACGCAGAAGAAACTATTCGCGTTTATAGACACACATATAAAGGATTTAAAGCGTCTGCTGTTTGAAACTGACATGGCTTTGATGTCGATGGTGCTGTTGAAACTGAATAAAAAGATGGACACCTCTGAGGCTAAGATCAAATCCACACAAGCGAAAATACCATTTGGATTGTATACGAGCCCTG AGTTCAAATGTCTCGGAACATCGTACTACATAGCATCGCCGCACAACCAAGAAGACGTGCAAATGATTCTGTCCAGTGAGAGAAAACCTCACTGCTACACATTCAGAG GCGCTTTCGCGTTCACCGGTTTCTACCATCGACACTCAGAGACAACATACGTTGGTCCACACGCAGAACAATTTCAAGCCAAAGATCCTAGCCAGGGTCTGTACTGCCATTCCGACGACAACTGGAGCGACGCCcaatgtatttataa GATCAATCCACGGGAGGAGTTCCCCGAATCGGTGGAATATGAACCAAAGGTATCCTACTGGTGCGGGCCCTACAGATATTTCATCCCAGCAACAACAGACATCAGATGCATCTTCTCTATATTCTCAATGAATTTCATTCTCCGTTTCGGATACGACGGTGTGACGTACAAGAGTTCAGATCTGACCTTT ATGTACCAAAACGGCCAAGTTTTCTACACGGACGAACCCTGGGCCGGCATGTCCTGTTGGAACTGGGCGTGCAAGTGGCGACACAATCAGAATCAGCGCTCCAACGAGTTCTTTgtcaattaa